CGTGCCCATGCGATTGAAGTGCTGGCGCAGGCCTTCCATGAAGCCGCGATCGACGATGGCGCGTTGCTGCTGGATCAGCTGGCGCGAGTACAGGCATTGCTGCTGCTCAGCGGGACTGCGCGAGCGCTCGGCCAGCGCGTACAGGCGCTGCTCGGCCTCGCCAAGGCACTGGCGAAGTGGCGCCTCGAGCCAGCTCATGCAGAGTGCGTGCGTTTCTTCGATCAGCCGACGGGCGCGGGGCGCCCAGCTGGCGTGATCGGGGCGCAAGTCTCTGTCGGATGCAAGCGGTGGCCGTCGACCCTGCTGTTCGACTTCCATGACACACCTTGTTGGATTCCCCCCGGATGGCGGCGAGTCTAAAGGGCCCCTTGGGCGCTCGCCATCGGCCGGACGGTGGATTCAGTCAAGAAAACCGGAAATGACGTCGTTGAGGAAGCGCTGGCCGAGAGGGGTCGTCTGTAGATGACCGGCCTCGGTGGTCAGCCAGCCTCGCTCACGGGCCCGGGTGAGGGCGGCGGCGATGCGTTCGTCCGGCAGGCCGGTGCGTTCGGCGAAATCCGTCATGGGCACGCCGTCGATCAGGCGCAGGGCATTGAGCATGTATTCGAATGGCAGCTCGTCCACGGCCACCGGGCCGCCGCCGCCGATCCGCTCCGGGCCGCCGGGCGAGGCCAGGTAGGCCTTGGGGTGACGGGTCTTCCAGCGGCGGAGTACCTCGCCGGTGGCGAGGTCGGAGATCTTGCCGTGCGCGCCGGCGCCAATGCCCAGGTAGTCGCCGAAGCGCCAGTAGTTGAGGTTGTGCGCGCAACGGCGGTCAGCGCCCGCATACGCGGATACCTCGTATTGCCTATAGCCGGCGGCACCCAGCTGCTGTTCGCAGGCCTCCTGCATGGCCCACGCATGATCGTCGTCGGGCAGGGGCGGCGGATTCGCAGCGAACGCGGTATTCGGCTCCAGGGTCAGCTGGTAGTGCGAGATATGCGTCGGCTGCAAAGCGATGGCGCGCGAGACGTCAGCCAGCGCGCCTTCCTGCGATTGCTCGGGCAGGGCGTACATCAGGTCGAGGTTGATGTTGGCGTAGCCGGCGTCCTGCGCCGACTTCACGGCGGCCTCGGCCTCACTGGCCGAATGGATGCGGCCGAGCCGGCGCAGCTTGTCGTCGTCGAAGCTCTGGATGCCGAACGAGAGGCGATTCACTCCGGCGGACAGATAGCCGTCGAAACGTCCGTGCTCGACGGTGCCCGGATTGGTTTCCAGCGTGATCTCGGTGCCCTCGGGCAACGGCAGGCGCTCGCGCACGCCGTCGAGGAAACGGTCGATCAGTTCGGGCGTGAACAGGCTGGGCGTGCCGCCACCGAAGAAGACGCTGTGCACGGCGCGGCCGTGGACGGCGGCGCCGAAGTCACGCAGGTCGGCGTCCAGGTCGGCGAGCAGGGCGTCGACGTAGGCGTCGTACGGCGGCGGTTCGCCGCGCAGCCCATGGGAGTTGAAGTCGCAATAGGGGCACTTCTTCACGCACCACGGCATGTGGACGTACAGCGACAGCGGCGGTGCGATCAGGGACATGGCTTATCGATGCTGCTCGGCGAGCTGGCTGCGCAGCAGCGCCAGCGCGCGGCCGCGATGGCTGATGCGGTTCTTCAGGCCGGGCGACAGCTCGGCCGCGCTCACCGTTTCGCCATTGGGCAGGAACAAGGGGTCGTAGCCGAAGCCGTGCTCACCGCGTTCTTCGGTGAGCACGCGTCCGTGCCAGCGGCCTTCGGCGATCAGCGGTGCCGGATCGTCGGCATGCTGCAACAGCACCAGCACGCTGATGAAGAACGCGCCACGCTGTTCCGTGGGCACGCCATCGAGCTCACGCAACAGCTTCGCGTTGTTGGCGGCGTTGTCACCGTGGTTGCCGCTGTAGCGCGCCGAATACAGCCCCGGCGCGCCACGCAGATGTTCCACGCACAGGCCCGAGTCGTCCGCCAGCGCCGGCAGCCCGCTGAGGCGCGACGCATGGCGGGCCTTGAGCAAGGCGTTTTCCACGAAGGTGAGGCCGGTTTCGTCAGCATCCGGCACGTTGAAGGCGGACTGCGGTTCGAAGTGCAGCCCGCTGTCGGCCAACAGGGCGTTGAACTCCTTCAGCTTGCCGGGGTTGCTGCTGGCGAGGACGATGCGCGTCATGGTGTTTCCGCGTGGATCAGGACAGTTCCAGCGCCGCGCGCTGGGCGGCGACCAGTTCGGTGATGCCCTTTTCGGCCAGGCCGAGCAGCGCGTCCATCTCGTCGCGACGGAAGGCATGGCCCTCGGCCGTGCCCTGCACTTCGATGAAACCGCCGCCGTCGTTCATCACGACGTTCATGTCGGTGTCGCAGTTGGAGTCCTCGGCGTAGTCCAGGTCGAGCACCGGCACACCCTGGTAGATGCCGACCGAGACGGCGGCGATGGCGCCCATGATCGGGTTGCGGCGCAGGTTCTCGCGCTTCATCAGCAGGGTGACGGCATCCACCAGCGCCACGTAGGCGCCCGTGATGGCGGCCGTGCGGGTGCCGCCGTCGGCCTGGATGACGTCGCAGTCCAGGGTGATCACGCGCTCGCCCAGAGCCTGGCGGTCCACGCAGGCGCGCAGGCTGCGGCCGATCAGCCGCTGGATTTCCATCGTGCGCCCGCCCTGGCCGCCACGCGCGGCTTCGCGCTGCGTGCGGCTGCTGGTGGCGCGGGGCAGCATGCCGTATTCGGCGGTGACCCAGCCTTCACCCTTGCCGCGCAGCCACGGTGGCACGCGGTCTTCGATGCTGGCGGTGCACAGCACACGGGTGTCGCCGAAGCTGACCAGCACCGAACCTTCGGCGTGGCGGGTGTAATGGCGTTCGATGGTGACGTTGCGCAGCTGGTCGCTGGCGCGGCCACTGGGGCGGGTGGGGGAGCTCATGAATGGCGGGCCATTGGGCAAGGCAGGGCGGGAAAGTTTACCATTGCGCCCTTTCCAGCGACTCCAAGGCTCCCCATGACCCGCAGCATGACGGCTTACGCCTCCGCCGAGACGACCGGCCCGGCCGGCACGCTCGCCTGCGAACTGCGCACGGTCAACCATCGCTACCTGGAGCTGAGCCCGCGCCTGCCCGACGAGCTGCGCGTGTTCGAGCCGGCCCTGCGCGAGCGCATCGCGGCCAAGCTGTCGCGCGGCAAGGTGGACGTCACCGTGCGCTTGCGTGGCGAGGCCCGTGCCGAATCGCTGCAGGTCAACGCCACGGCGCTGGCGCGCCTGTCCGAGCTGGCGCTGGACCTGGAAGCGCGCTTTCCGCGCATGAACATCGAATTCACCGAGCTGTTGCGCTTTCCCGGCGTGCTGCAGCAGTCGGACGTGGATCCGGAGGTGCTGCAGGCCGCCCTGCTCGACGTGCTCGACCGCGCACTCGACGCCCTCACCGCCACCCGTGAACGCGAAGGCGCCAAGCTGGCGGTCCTGCTCAAGGAGCGCCTGGACGCCATCGAACGCATCGTCGCCGACGTGCGCACCTTCATGCCGCAGATCCGCGAAGGCCTGCGCGCACGCCTGGAATCGCGCCTGGCCGACCTCAAGCAGCCGGCCGACCCGGGCCGCCTGGAGCAGGAGCTGGTGCTGCAGATCACCCGCAGCGACGTCGATGAGGAACTGGACCGCCTGACCACGCACATCGCCGAGACCCGCCGCGTGCTGGGCACCCGGGAGCCGGTCGGCCGCCGCCTCGATTTCCTCATGCAGGAATTCAACCGCGAAGCGAATACGCTCGGCTCCAAGGCCGTCGACGTGCGCAGCACCAACGCAGCCGTCGAGCTGAAGGTGCTGATCGAACAGATGCGCGAACAGGTGCAGAACATCGAATGAACACGACCGCGCCCCAGTGCACGCTCTTCGTGGTGGCTGCGCCCTCGGGCGCCGGCAAGTCCACGCTGGTCAACGCGCTGCTGGAGCGCGAGCCGGCCATCTCGCTGTCGATCTCGCACACCACGCGACCGCCGCGTCCGGGTGAGCAGTACGGTCGCCATTACTACTTCGTCGAGCGCGATGCCTTCGAGCAGGAGATCGCCGACGGCATCTTCCTCGAGCATGCCGAAGTGCATGGCAATCTCTACGGTACGTCGCGCAACACGGTGGACACGCTGCTGGCCGAAGGCCGCGACGTGCTGCTGGAGATCGACTGGCAGGGCGCACGGCAGATCCGCAAGAGCAAGCCGGACTGCGTGAGCGTGTTCATCCTGCCGCCGTCGCGCGCCGAACTGGAGCGCCGCCTGCGTGGCCGCGGTTCGGACAGCGCCGAGGTCATCGCGCGCCGGCTGCACAACTCGCGCGAGGAGATCGCCCACGCGCATGAGTTCGACTACATCATCGTCAACGACAACTTCGACGATGCGCTCGGTGACCTGCAGTCCATCGTGCGCGCCGTGCGGCAGCGCTCAGGACTGCAATGGAAGCGTCACGAGGCCCTGATCCAGGAGCTGCTGGCCTGACAGTCCGGCTCCCCTGTGGGAGCGCACCCTGTGCGCGACCGCGGCAAAACGGATTGCCTCTGGCCGTGGCTGCCTCCGTGCTGGCGGACCCGGTGATTTTTCAGGCTCGTCGCGCACAGGGTGCGCTCCCACAAGGGAACAGTGGGTTACCAGTAAGGTCTTGTTCCGTTAGCCATTCCTGAGCGCCCTGAGACGGGGCTCATGGCCTTCACGCCCCTATTCAGCTAACTTGGCGACTTTCCCCAGCCCCCTGCCGCCCATGACCGACTCCGTTAGCGCCAAGCCAGACGACAGCGCCCTGGTGCGCGTCCGTGGCCTGACCACGGTGCTCAATGGCAAGAAAGTCTTCGACTCGCTGGATATCGACATTCCGCGCGGCAAGATCACCGCCATCATGGGCCCCAGCGGCACCGGCAAGACCACCCTGCTCAAGCACATCACCGGCCAGATGCGCGGCGAGGCGGGAGAGGTCTGGGTGGACGGCCAGAACGTGGCGAAGCTGTCGCGCGACAAGCTGTTCGAGCTGCGCGAGCGCATCGGTTACCTGTTCCAGAACTCCGCGCTGTTGACCGACTTCGACGTGTTCGAGAACGTGGCCTTCCCGCTGCGTCAGCACACGGAGCTGCCGGAAGTGCTGATCCGCAACATCGTGCTGACCAAGCTGCAGGCCGTCGGCCTGCGCGGTGCCGCGGCATTGATGCCGACGGAGCTGTCGGGCGGCATGGCGCGTCGCGTGGCGCTGGCACGCGCCATCGTGTTCGATCCGATGCTGATCCTGTACGACGAACCCTTCGTCGGCCTCGATCCCATCGCGTTGAACCAGGTGCTCAAGCTGATCCGCACGCTCAACCAGACTCTGGGCATCACCAGCGTGCTGGTGGCGCACGAGCTGGAGGCGATCAAGCAGGTGGCCGACCACATTTACCTCATTGCCAACGGCAAGGTGGTGGCGCAGGGCGACCCCAAGACCATCGCCGACGACGGTTCGCCGTGGACGCGCCAGTTCTTTGGTGGCGATGCCGACGGCCCCGTGCCGTTCCAGTATCCGGCAGGCGACCTGGGCGCGGCGCTCGGTTTTCCAGGGAAGGGCGCATGAGCGCGACGACACGTTCCGAAAACATCGTAGTGCGTTCGCTATCGCAGATCGGCGACTGCGGGCTGTTCCTCCTGCGCATGCTTGCCGCCGTGCCCAGCAGCCTGCGCCACTGGCGCGAAACGGTGCGGCAGCTGTGGTTCGTCGGGGCGATGAGCCTGATCATCATCATGGTCTGCGGCCTGTTCGTGGGCATGGTGCTGGGCCTGCAGCTGTACGACGTGCTGTCGATCTTCGGCGGCACGTCGGCGACCGGCACGGTGGTGGCCATCGCCATCTACCGCGAACTTGGGCCGGTGGTCACCGCCTTGCTTTTCGCCGGTCGTGCCGGCACCTCGGTTACCGCCGAGATCGGCCTGATGCGCGCCACCGACCAGATCGCCGCCATGGAAATGATGGCGGTGGACCCCATCGCTTACGTGGCCGTGCCGCGCTTCCTTGCCGGTGTGATCGCCATGCCCCTGCTGACCTGCGTGTTCTGCGCGCTGGGCATCTTCGGCGGCCACCTGGTGGGTGTGACGTGGCTGGGCATCGACAACGGCACCTTCTGGTCGAACATGACCGCCACCGTCGAGGTGGTGAAGGACGTGATCAACGGCGTGGTCTGGAAGAGCGTCGTGTTCGGCACGGTGGTGTCGCTGATCGCCGTGTTCCAGGGCTACACCACGCCGCCGACCAGCGAGGGCGTCGCCTACGCGACCACGCGCACCGTCGTCGCTTCGTCCATCGCCATCCTGGCGCTGGACTTCGTGCTCACCGCCTTCCTGATGTGAGCGCCTCAATGACCGTATCCATCCACTTTTCCATGAGGATCGTGCCGTGAGCCAGAGACAATCCTATGCCGTCGGCACCGGCCTGTTCATCGTGCTCGGCTTTGCCGCGCTGGGTTACCTCGCCACGCAGACCACGTCGGTGGCCAACACCAGCCGCGGTCCGAGCTACATCGTCGAGGCGCATTTCGCCAACATCGGCCAGCTGAAGGAGCGTGCGCCGGTGAAGGTGGCCGGTGTGCGCGTCGGCCAGGTGCAGTCGATCGTGCTCGATCCGGGCAAGGAGACGGCCGACGTGAAGCTGGCCATCGACAAGCGTTACGACCAGATTCCCGACAACTCGGTGGCCACCATCTTCACCAGCGGCCTGCTGGGTGATCAGTACGTGGGCCTGCAGTACGGCAATTCGAAGAAGAGTCTCACCGACGGTGGCACGCTGGCGCTCACGCGTCCGGCCCAGCAGCTGGAGGAAATGCTCGGCAAGTTCTTCGGCGCCGGCGGCGTGGCGGACAACCTGGGCGGCAGCTATGTGGTCAAGGGCCGCTTCACCAACGTCGGTTCGCTGTCGGTGGGCGCCCCGGTCAAGATGGCCGGCGTGGCCATCGGCACGGTCCAGTCGGTGGTGGCTGACCCGGTCAAGCTCGATGCCGAGGTGAGCCTGGCCATCGACAAGCGCTACAACCAGATTCCGGACGATTCGGCCGCCGCCGTGTTCACCAGTGGTTTGATCGGCACCCAGTACGTTGCCATCCAGCCCGGCGGCTCGCCGGACATGCTCAAGAACGGCGATGAGCTGGTATTGACCCAGTCGGCCCTGCAGATCGAAGACCTGATCGGCAAGTTCCTCGTCAGCGGCTCGTCCTCTGACAAGAAGCCCGCCGACGCCGGCAAGACCGACAGCGGCAAGCATTGAACCGGCGCATCGCGTACCGATATTCCAACGACATGTCTTCCAGGAGTTTCCCCATGTTGCGCAGTTTGGCCATTGCCACCGCCATCGCCTTCGGCAGCGTGATCGCCGCTCCCGTGCTCGCGCAGGACGCCGCGCAGAGCGACGCCTCGCAGCAGACGCCGGTGCAGGTCGTGCAGGCGGTGACCGACGGTCTTTCCAAGGCGATCGACGGCCATCAGCAGGAGCTGAAGAACAACCACGAAAAGCTGATCGGCGTGATCGACAGCGTGTTCCTGCCGCACTTCGACATCGATTACGCGTCGATCCTGGTGCTGGGCCAGCACGCCCGTGAAGCGACGCCCGAGCAGCGCGCGCGCTTCGCCAAGGCGTTCTACAACTCCATCACCCATCGTTACGCCGAAGGCCTGCTCGACTACACCAAGGGTCGCGTGAAGGTGCTGCCGTTCTCCGGCGACCTCAACGACAAGCGCACCATCGTGCGCAGCCAGGTGGTGATGGACGATGGCAAGACGGTGGCCGTCGATTACGCCTTCCGCAAGGACAAGGCGGGCAACTGGAAGGCCTATGATGTGATCATCGAAGGCATTTCCTACATCACCAACTACCGCAACCAGGTGGATGCCGAGATCCGCAAGGTCGGCATCGACAAGCTGACCAGCAACCTGGAAACCCAGGGTGATCAGGCCCTGAAGGAAATGGAGCAGGACACCAAGGGTCAGCCGGGCGCCAAGCCGTGAATGCCGTGCCGGCAGCCGTGCGCATCGACGAGCCCACAGCGGGCAGCGTTCGCGTGGCTGGTGAGCTGACCTTCGGCAATGCCGCCGCGGCGCTTCAGGCGATCGGTGCGGCTGTGGCGCGCGATGGCCGCTCCGTGCTCGACCTGTCGGGTATCACCCGCAGCGACAGCGCGGGCCTGGCCTGCGTGCTGGCGGTACTGGCACAGTCGGCCGAGCGGGGACGCCGGCTCAGCGTGAACCACATGCCCGAGGGCATGCGCCTGCTGGCCAGCGTGTGCGAGGTCGAGGGCCTGATGGCCTGACCGCTCGCGCTATTGCCTGACAGCAAAAAGGGGCCTTTCGGCCCCTTTGTTTTTTGCGCGGGAAACGTGCCTCAATTCTTCTTGGGCTCGGCCGGTGCAGGCTGGTTGTCGTTTGCCTGGGGCTTTTTCTCCGTGTTTTCCCACTTCTGCTGTTCTTCCAGCAGCTGGTCGGGATCGAAGCTCTTGTCCTTCAGGCCTTGCATCTGCTCGATCACGTCTTCCGGCGGGTTGCCGTCATAGATCTGGTAGATGCGCTGCTGGCGGTACGCGTCGCGGATGAAGGCGTACGGGTCGTAGGCCGAGTTGAGGAAGCTTTCCGCGTCGATGGCGCTGGAGCGGATGGTCACCAGATACATCAGCTCAGGCAGGTACTGCTGGCCGTATTCGTAGTGGTTGTTCCGGCTGAAGTAGCTGATCGGGTCGAAGAAGTAGCCGTCCACCGGTACGCGCCAGAAGTCGCGCCCCGTGGTGGGGCCGAACAGCGGGACGACCAGGTACGGGCCGTCCGGCACGCCCCAGCGCGCCAGGGTGATGCCGAAGTCGGTTTCCTTCAGCGGGATGCCCAGCTGGCTGGCCGGATCGAAGAAGCCGCCGATGCCCAGCGTCAGGTTGACGATGAAGCGGCCGCTGCCCTGCAGGGCTTCTTTCGGGCGCGCCTGCAGCAGGTCGTTCGCCACCGAGATCGGCATGTGGATGTTGGTGAAGAAGTCGCTCACGCAACGCCGGATGGTCGGATTGGTCACCTTGCGGTAACCCACGGCCACCGGGCGGATGACGGCCTTGTCCAACGAGTCGTTGAAGGCGTAAACCTTGCGGTTCATCTTCTCGTACGGGTCGTCGGTACGGGGCTTGGCGATCGTGCAGCCGGCGAGCAGTGCGATGGCCACCAGGGGCAGGCTGCGCATGACAAGTGAGCGGAGGGCGGACGGCATGAAGGCGACTGTCCCAAGGGGCTGGAGGGAGTACAATATTGTACTGTCGGGTTTTTTATTATGTACAGGCCCCATAAGTCTATGGGGTCAGGCTGCAGGCCGCGTGAACCGTGCATCATAAGCTTTGCTGCATTGCCAGCAAAGCCCGCGCTGGCTACACTGACAGGTGATAAGTCGCTTTATTCTCTAAGGATTTCAGTAATGGCCCGCATTACCGTCGAAGACTGCCTGCAGGTGGTCGACAACCGCTTCGAACTGGTGCTGATGGCGACCAAGCGCGCCCGCCAGCTCGCCAAGGGTGCCGAGCCGGCAGTCCATCCCGATCATGACAAGCCGACGGTGCTCGCCCTGCGCGAAATCGCCGATCGCCGTATCGACCAGGCCACCATCGACGAGATCGACAAGGCCGAGCGCGAGCGCGCCGAGCGCGAGGCGCTGGAGTGGGCCGCCGCCGAAGTGGACGACGACCTCTCCAAGGGCGGAGACGACTGATGGAAGGCGGCGGCTGTAGCCAGCAACGTCGCGGCGCCGGCTTGTCCGGCGCTTTGCGCTGCGGGCTTGATGCCGCCAACCTCGCGCCACTCAAGCGCAGCGAGGCGGTCGCCTGAGCGGGGACCGAACATCCATGCCGGCCGTCACGGACTCCACCCCTCTGGATACGTCGACGCTGCCCCCGTACGTGCTGGCCCTGAAGGAGCGCGTGGCCTACCTGCCCGAGTCGCAGGTCGCCCGCGTGATCCGCGCCTACGAAGTGGGCGCCGTGGCGCACGAAGGGCAGGCTCGCAAGAGCGGTGAGCCCTACATCACGCATCCCGTCGCTGTGGCCGGCATCCTGGCCGAGCTGGGCATGGACGCCGAGACCATCATCGCGGCGATCCTGCACGACACGCTGGAAGACACCTCGCTGAGCCGTGCCGAGCTCGCCGGCGAGTTCGGCGAGACCGTGGCCGAACTGGTCGACGGCGTCACCAAGCTGGACAAGATGAGCTTCTCCAGCCGGCAGGAGGCGGATGCCGAGAGCTTCCGCAAGATGCTGCTGGCGATGGCGCGCGACCTGCGCGTCATCCTGATCAAGCTGGCCGACCGCCTGCACAACATGCGTACGCTGGGCGCGAAAGATGCGCCGTCGCGCCGCCGCATCGCGCGCGAAACGCTGGAAATCTACGCACCCATCGCCCAGCGCCTGGGCATGAACAAGTTCAAGGCGGAGCTGCAGGATCTGGGCTTCCGCGCGCTGCATCCGGACCGCTACCGCGTGATCAGCGAGCGCATCCGCGCCGCGCTGGGCAATCGCCGCGAAGCGATGGGCAAGATCGAAGCCGCACTGTCCACGCGCCTGACCGCCGACCACATCACCGCGAAGGTGGTGGGGCGGATCAAGTCGCCGTGGAGCATCTATTCGAAGATGCGCAACGAGCACAAGAGCTTCGCGCAGCTGATGGACGTCTACGGCTTTCGCGTGGTGGTCGACTCGGCCATGAGTTGCTACATGGCGTTGGGCGCGGTGCACGGGCTCTACAAGCCGGTGGATCGTCGCTTCAAGGATTTCATCGCCATTCCCAAGGCCAATGGCTACCAGTCGCTGCACACCGTGCTGCTGGGGCCGTTCGGTGCGCCCATCGAGGTGCAGGTCCGCACGGCGGAGATGGATTCGGTGGCCGAGCGCGGCGTCGCCGCGCACTGGGCCTACAAGACCGACTCCGGTCCGGCCAACAGCGCGCAGGCCCGTGCCCGCGAATGGCTGTCGTCGCTGGCGGACAGCCAGGCCAATACCGTTTCGTCGTCCGAGTTCATCGAGAACGTCAAGATCGACCTGTTCCCGGACGAGGTCTACCTGTTCACGCCGCGCGGCGACATCCTTGCGCTGCCGCGCAATGCCACCGCGCTCGACTTTGCCTATGCCGTGCATACCGACGTAGGCGACCACGCGGTGGCGGCGCGTGTGGACAAGAAGCTGGTGCCGTTGCGCACGCGCCTTGAGTCGGGTCAGCTGGTGGAGATCATCACCGCGCCGTCGGCGGTGCCGAACCCGGCCTGGCTGGAGTCGGTGGTCACCGGCAAGGCGCGCACGGCGATCCGCCAGTACCTGAAGCACCTGCAGCACGAGGATGCCGTGGACTTCGGCCACCGCATGCTCGATCGCGCACTCGATGCGCTGGGTACCAGCCTCGATGCGATCCCGCCGGCCGTGCTGGATCGTTTCCTTGAAACGTCCAAGCTCAAACGCCTCGAAGAGTTGCTCTCTGATATCGCCCTGGGCAATCGCATTCCGCACCTGGTGGCCAGCCAGCTGGTCGCGGCGCGCGGCAAGAAATCCTCCGAGGTGCAGCAGGCGACGCACGCCATGGAGAAGATCCGCATTACCGGTGCGGAGCGCGGCGTCCTCAGCTTCAGCAATTGCTGTCATCCGCTGCCGGGCGACGAGATCATCGGTTACCTCTCCTCGGGTAAGGGCATTGTCGTCCATCGCGTCGAATGCCCGAACGTGGTGGAGCTGCGCAAGTCGCCCGAGCGTTGCGTGGCGATCGAGTGGGATCGCGACGTGCAGGGCGATTACCGCGCCGAGCTGCGCATCGAGGTCATCAACCGTCCGGGCGTGCTTGCCACCGTGGCAGCTGCCATCGCGGCGGCCAACTCGAACATCGAGAACGTGGAATACGTCGAGCGCGATGCCGCCGCCGCCACGTTGTTGTTCGCGCTCGAAGTGAAGAATCGCAAGCACCTGG
This genomic interval from Dyella japonica A8 contains the following:
- the hemW gene encoding radical SAM family heme chaperone HemW, whose product is MSLIAPPLSLYVHMPWCVKKCPYCDFNSHGLRGEPPPYDAYVDALLADLDADLRDFGAAVHGRAVHSVFFGGGTPSLFTPELIDRFLDGVRERLPLPEGTEITLETNPGTVEHGRFDGYLSAGVNRLSFGIQSFDDDKLRRLGRIHSASEAEAAVKSAQDAGYANINLDLMYALPEQSQEGALADVSRAIALQPTHISHYQLTLEPNTAFAANPPPLPDDDHAWAMQEACEQQLGAAGYRQYEVSAYAGADRRCAHNLNYWRFGDYLGIGAGAHGKISDLATGEVLRRWKTRHPKAYLASPGGPERIGGGGPVAVDELPFEYMLNALRLIDGVPMTDFAERTGLPDERIAAALTRARERGWLTTEAGHLQTTPLGQRFLNDVISGFLD
- the rdgB gene encoding RdgB/HAM1 family non-canonical purine NTP pyrophosphatase, coding for MTRIVLASSNPGKLKEFNALLADSGLHFEPQSAFNVPDADETGLTFVENALLKARHASRLSGLPALADDSGLCVEHLRGAPGLYSARYSGNHGDNAANNAKLLRELDGVPTEQRGAFFISVLVLLQHADDPAPLIAEGRWHGRVLTEERGEHGFGYDPLFLPNGETVSAAELSPGLKNRISHRGRALALLRSQLAEQHR
- the rph gene encoding ribonuclease PH, with the protein product MSSPTRPSGRASDQLRNVTIERHYTRHAEGSVLVSFGDTRVLCTASIEDRVPPWLRGKGEGWVTAEYGMLPRATSSRTQREAARGGQGGRTMEIQRLIGRSLRACVDRQALGERVITLDCDVIQADGGTRTAAITGAYVALVDAVTLLMKRENLRRNPIMGAIAAVSVGIYQGVPVLDLDYAEDSNCDTDMNVVMNDGGGFIEVQGTAEGHAFRRDEMDALLGLAEKGITELVAAQRAALELS
- a CDS encoding YicC/YloC family endoribonuclease; its protein translation is MTRSMTAYASAETTGPAGTLACELRTVNHRYLELSPRLPDELRVFEPALRERIAAKLSRGKVDVTVRLRGEARAESLQVNATALARLSELALDLEARFPRMNIEFTELLRFPGVLQQSDVDPEVLQAALLDVLDRALDALTATREREGAKLAVLLKERLDAIERIVADVRTFMPQIREGLRARLESRLADLKQPADPGRLEQELVLQITRSDVDEELDRLTTHIAETRRVLGTREPVGRRLDFLMQEFNREANTLGSKAVDVRSTNAAVELKVLIEQMREQVQNIE
- the gmk gene encoding guanylate kinase — protein: MNTTAPQCTLFVVAAPSGAGKSTLVNALLEREPAISLSISHTTRPPRPGEQYGRHYYFVERDAFEQEIADGIFLEHAEVHGNLYGTSRNTVDTLLAEGRDVLLEIDWQGARQIRKSKPDCVSVFILPPSRAELERRLRGRGSDSAEVIARRLHNSREEIAHAHEFDYIIVNDNFDDALGDLQSIVRAVRQRSGLQWKRHEALIQELLA
- a CDS encoding ABC transporter ATP-binding protein produces the protein MTDSVSAKPDDSALVRVRGLTTVLNGKKVFDSLDIDIPRGKITAIMGPSGTGKTTLLKHITGQMRGEAGEVWVDGQNVAKLSRDKLFELRERIGYLFQNSALLTDFDVFENVAFPLRQHTELPEVLIRNIVLTKLQAVGLRGAAALMPTELSGGMARRVALARAIVFDPMLILYDEPFVGLDPIALNQVLKLIRTLNQTLGITSVLVAHELEAIKQVADHIYLIANGKVVAQGDPKTIADDGSPWTRQFFGGDADGPVPFQYPAGDLGAALGFPGKGA
- the mlaE gene encoding lipid asymmetry maintenance ABC transporter permease subunit MlaE, translated to MSATTRSENIVVRSLSQIGDCGLFLLRMLAAVPSSLRHWRETVRQLWFVGAMSLIIIMVCGLFVGMVLGLQLYDVLSIFGGTSATGTVVAIAIYRELGPVVTALLFAGRAGTSVTAEIGLMRATDQIAAMEMMAVDPIAYVAVPRFLAGVIAMPLLTCVFCALGIFGGHLVGVTWLGIDNGTFWSNMTATVEVVKDVINGVVWKSVVFGTVVSLIAVFQGYTTPPTSEGVAYATTRTVVASSIAILALDFVLTAFLM
- the mlaD gene encoding outer membrane lipid asymmetry maintenance protein MlaD; its protein translation is MSQRQSYAVGTGLFIVLGFAALGYLATQTTSVANTSRGPSYIVEAHFANIGQLKERAPVKVAGVRVGQVQSIVLDPGKETADVKLAIDKRYDQIPDNSVATIFTSGLLGDQYVGLQYGNSKKSLTDGGTLALTRPAQQLEEMLGKFFGAGGVADNLGGSYVVKGRFTNVGSLSVGAPVKMAGVAIGTVQSVVADPVKLDAEVSLAIDKRYNQIPDDSAAAVFTSGLIGTQYVAIQPGGSPDMLKNGDELVLTQSALQIEDLIGKFLVSGSSSDKKPADAGKTDSGKH
- a CDS encoding MlaC/ttg2D family ABC transporter substrate-binding protein, with protein sequence MLRSLAIATAIAFGSVIAAPVLAQDAAQSDASQQTPVQVVQAVTDGLSKAIDGHQQELKNNHEKLIGVIDSVFLPHFDIDYASILVLGQHAREATPEQRARFAKAFYNSITHRYAEGLLDYTKGRVKVLPFSGDLNDKRTIVRSQVVMDDGKTVAVDYAFRKDKAGNWKAYDVIIEGISYITNYRNQVDAEIRKVGIDKLTSNLETQGDQALKEMEQDTKGQPGAKP
- a CDS encoding STAS domain-containing protein, which gives rise to MNAVPAAVRIDEPTAGSVRVAGELTFGNAAAALQAIGAAVARDGRSVLDLSGITRSDSAGLACVLAVLAQSAERGRRLSVNHMPEGMRLLASVCEVEGLMA
- a CDS encoding MlaA family lipoprotein, with product MPSALRSLVMRSLPLVAIALLAGCTIAKPRTDDPYEKMNRKVYAFNDSLDKAVIRPVAVGYRKVTNPTIRRCVSDFFTNIHMPISVANDLLQARPKEALQGSGRFIVNLTLGIGGFFDPASQLGIPLKETDFGITLARWGVPDGPYLVVPLFGPTTGRDFWRVPVDGYFFDPISYFSRNNHYEYGQQYLPELMYLVTIRSSAIDAESFLNSAYDPYAFIRDAYRQQRIYQIYDGNPPEDVIEQMQGLKDKSFDPDQLLEEQQKWENTEKKPQANDNQPAPAEPKKN
- the rpoZ gene encoding DNA-directed RNA polymerase subunit omega; amino-acid sequence: MARITVEDCLQVVDNRFELVLMATKRARQLAKGAEPAVHPDHDKPTVLALREIADRRIDQATIDEIDKAERERAEREALEWAAAEVDDDLSKGGDD